A single genomic interval of Arthrobacter sp. NicSoilB8 harbors:
- a CDS encoding DUF4082 domain-containing protein — protein sequence MITALLAAALSVLGVPAATAAGPCTAPIVSKVACENTQTGNPASEWQVTGAGSSTIQGYATSMSVNIGSSIKFKIKTPATSYHIDIYRLGYYQGLGARKIAANVLPSAALPQTQPACATFSATGLIDCGNWAVSATWQVPDTAVSGVYLARLVRNDTTGVSVIPFVVRDDAAHSAMLFQTSDSTWQAYNTYGGNSLYSCTVSCPAGEPLSYKSAFKVSYNRPFNSAADDQGRSWLMYAEYPMIRFMEANGYDVSYMSGIDVSTRAPLLLNHKVFMSVGHDEYWTADQRANVEAARDAGVNLAFFSGNEMFWKTRLEPSSDGTNTADRTLVSYKDTHFDGPTDPVAWTGTWRDPRYGTAGGGGNPENSLTGQFFIVNSGTTDIVVPSAYKQLRLWRGTAIANLTAGASATLGAGVGTLGYEWDIDADNGFRPAGSFRLSNTVSSSAEVFTDYGSRTLGGQAATHNLTMYRAQSGALVFGSGTVQWSWGLDGFTTGKAADKNMQQATVNLFADMGTQPTTITAGLVAAAASTDSTAPTSTIVSPAAGSTVSDGTTVTVTGTAADTGGVVAGVEVSTDGGASWRPATGTSSWTYSWNAHGNPTSTLRSRAVDDSGNIESPSAGRVTNVSCPCSMIGVNVSPAVPDAGDTNGTEVGAKFYSDVAGTISALRFYKSAKNTGTHVGNVWSESGQRLATVTFSGESATGWQSATLSPPLAVTANTKYVVSYFAPAGHYAQDAAYFYNHPSPAPAGNGSTGGAPLHFTRSVPGSPNGFYKYGASSSFPDQVYDAEYYWVDAVFTPSSSPAPALSSVSPSNNATGVDVAVKPSATFNQAVTAGSVTFVLKNAANTAVQGSVTYDSATNTATFTPGSPLSFSTSYTATVSGATNSTGQSMAAPYSWTFTTAAPPAAPTIAAVSPTNNSVSVDTAVKPAATFDQAVTAASVVFSVKDAANAAVAGTVGYDSTARTATFTPGTALSPGTTYTATVSGATNATGQTMAAPYSWAFTTAAAVTCPCNVFSSNSVPTTASANDPNAVELGMKFRSDVAGTVTGVRFYKGSSNTGTHTGHLWTATGTLLASVTFAGETASGWQQATFSSPVPISANTTYVVSYYAPNGSYSADAGYFNNGADAPPLHGLVSGLDGSNGVYRYGSASSFPSDSFGNSNYWVDVVFATTSSPVPPVVSSVSPANSASAVDVAVKPAATFDQAVTAASVVFSVKDAANAAVAGTVGYDSTTRTATFTPSSALAFSTTYGVTVSGATNATGQTMAPYSWTFTTAAAPSSCPCTVFNPTSVPATLAANDPNAVELGMKFRSDVAGTVTGVRFYKGSSNTGTHIGHLWTATGTLLASVTFAGETASGWQQATFSSPVPISANTTYVVSYYAPNGSYSSNSGYFTSAADKAPLHGLASGTDGPNGVYRYGTSTGFPTDSYNNTNYWVDVVLATTSPNAAPVVSSVSPANSASAVDVAVKPAATFDQAVTAASVVFSVKDAANAAVAGTVGYDSTTRTATFTPSSALAFSTTYGVTVSGATNATGQTMAPYSWTFTTAAAPSSCPCTVFNPTSVPATLAANDPNAVELGMKFRSDVAGTVTGVRFYKGSSNTGTHIGHLWTATGTLLASVTFAGETASGWQQATFSSPVPISANTTYVVSYYAPNGSYSSNSGYFTSAADKAPLHGLASGTDGPNGVYRYGTSTGFPTDSYNNTNYWVDVVVSQ from the coding sequence GTGATTACGGCCCTACTCGCCGCGGCCTTGTCCGTCCTGGGCGTCCCGGCGGCGACCGCGGCGGGGCCATGCACCGCGCCGATTGTGAGCAAAGTGGCCTGCGAAAACACCCAGACAGGCAACCCGGCTTCGGAGTGGCAGGTTACCGGCGCGGGCAGCAGCACGATCCAGGGCTATGCCACGTCCATGAGCGTCAATATCGGCAGCTCGATCAAGTTCAAGATCAAGACTCCGGCCACTTCGTATCACATCGATATCTATCGCCTTGGCTATTACCAGGGACTTGGCGCGCGCAAGATTGCGGCCAACGTGCTGCCGAGTGCCGCCCTGCCGCAGACCCAGCCGGCGTGCGCGACTTTCTCCGCAACGGGTCTCATTGACTGCGGTAACTGGGCGGTGTCGGCCACATGGCAGGTGCCGGATACAGCGGTGTCCGGCGTCTATCTGGCCCGGCTGGTCCGCAACGATACCACCGGCGTGAGCGTCATCCCTTTCGTGGTCCGCGACGATGCTGCGCACTCCGCCATGCTCTTTCAAACGTCGGATTCCACATGGCAGGCATACAACACCTATGGCGGCAACAGCCTGTACAGCTGCACAGTGTCCTGCCCGGCGGGGGAACCGCTGTCCTACAAGTCTGCATTCAAAGTCTCGTACAACCGGCCCTTCAATTCAGCAGCGGACGACCAAGGCAGAAGCTGGCTGATGTACGCCGAGTACCCGATGATCCGCTTCATGGAGGCCAACGGATACGACGTGAGCTACATGAGCGGGATCGACGTCTCCACCCGGGCTCCGCTGCTGCTCAATCACAAGGTCTTCATGTCAGTGGGGCACGACGAGTACTGGACGGCGGATCAACGGGCGAACGTGGAAGCAGCCCGGGATGCCGGTGTGAACCTGGCGTTCTTCAGCGGCAATGAAATGTTCTGGAAGACGAGACTGGAACCGAGTTCCGATGGCACGAACACGGCGGACAGGACCCTCGTGTCCTACAAGGACACGCACTTTGACGGGCCCACAGACCCGGTCGCGTGGACCGGAACCTGGCGGGACCCGCGTTACGGGACGGCCGGTGGTGGAGGTAACCCGGAGAATTCCCTGACAGGGCAGTTCTTCATCGTCAACTCCGGAACCACCGACATCGTGGTCCCCTCAGCCTACAAACAGCTCAGGCTATGGCGCGGGACCGCCATTGCGAACTTGACCGCCGGAGCTTCGGCCACCCTGGGCGCCGGGGTCGGCACCCTGGGCTACGAGTGGGACATCGACGCCGACAACGGGTTCCGGCCGGCCGGCTCGTTCCGGCTTTCCAACACCGTCAGTTCATCGGCGGAAGTCTTCACCGACTATGGTTCCAGGACGCTGGGCGGTCAGGCCGCGACACACAACCTGACAATGTACAGGGCTCAGAGCGGAGCCCTGGTCTTTGGTTCGGGCACAGTGCAGTGGTCCTGGGGGTTGGACGGCTTCACCACAGGAAAAGCGGCTGACAAGAACATGCAGCAAGCCACGGTCAATCTCTTCGCTGACATGGGCACGCAGCCAACGACTATCACGGCTGGCTTGGTGGCTGCTGCGGCGTCGACCGATTCGACGGCTCCGACATCAACGATCGTTTCACCTGCGGCAGGATCGACGGTCTCGGACGGCACGACTGTGACCGTGACGGGCACGGCCGCCGATACCGGCGGCGTGGTTGCCGGCGTCGAGGTCTCGACCGACGGCGGTGCAAGCTGGCGTCCGGCGACGGGCACCTCAAGCTGGACGTATAGCTGGAATGCGCACGGAAACCCGACGTCGACTTTGCGGTCCAGGGCCGTTGATGACAGCGGCAACATCGAATCGCCCTCTGCCGGCAGAGTCACGAATGTGTCATGCCCGTGTTCCATGATCGGCGTCAATGTCAGTCCGGCCGTTCCTGACGCCGGTGACACAAATGGAACAGAGGTCGGGGCTAAGTTCTACTCCGACGTCGCTGGAACCATCAGCGCCTTGCGGTTCTACAAGTCCGCCAAGAACACCGGGACGCACGTGGGCAACGTCTGGAGCGAATCCGGACAGCGGCTTGCCACAGTGACTTTCAGCGGTGAATCGGCGACCGGCTGGCAGAGTGCCACTCTGTCCCCGCCCCTCGCAGTCACTGCGAACACGAAATACGTAGTGTCGTACTTCGCGCCGGCCGGCCACTACGCCCAGGACGCCGCCTACTTCTACAACCATCCCTCGCCGGCACCTGCCGGGAACGGCAGCACGGGCGGGGCCCCGCTGCACTTCACACGCAGCGTGCCCGGCAGCCCGAACGGATTCTACAAATACGGTGCGTCGTCTTCCTTCCCTGATCAGGTCTATGACGCGGAGTACTACTGGGTGGATGCTGTCTTCACGCCGTCCAGCAGCCCCGCCCCGGCACTCTCATCGGTGTCACCGTCCAACAATGCAACAGGCGTCGACGTCGCGGTGAAGCCCTCCGCGACCTTCAACCAGGCGGTAACGGCCGGGTCTGTCACGTTCGTTCTGAAGAACGCGGCAAACACTGCCGTCCAAGGTTCGGTGACATACGACTCGGCCACGAACACAGCGACGTTCACCCCCGGGTCACCCCTGTCCTTCAGTACCAGCTACACGGCCACGGTCAGTGGTGCCACGAATTCCACGGGACAATCCATGGCGGCACCATATTCATGGACGTTCACGACGGCGGCGCCGCCGGCCGCGCCGACGATCGCGGCCGTGTCGCCGACCAACAACTCCGTCAGCGTCGACACAGCCGTGAAGCCTGCCGCGACGTTTGATCAGGCGGTGACGGCTGCTTCGGTGGTGTTCTCAGTGAAGGACGCGGCCAACGCAGCGGTGGCCGGCACGGTCGGCTATGACTCGACGGCCAGGACCGCGACGTTTACTCCCGGTACGGCCCTCAGCCCTGGGACCACCTACACGGCCACAGTCAGCGGTGCGACGAATGCTACGGGGCAGACTATGGCGGCCCCCTATTCGTGGGCGTTCACCACTGCCGCTGCCGTCACTTGCCCGTGTAATGTTTTCAGCTCAAATTCGGTGCCGACAACAGCTTCGGCCAATGACCCGAATGCCGTGGAACTGGGGATGAAGTTCCGGTCGGATGTGGCCGGGACGGTGACGGGTGTCCGGTTCTACAAGGGCAGTTCGAACACCGGAACCCATACCGGGCATCTGTGGACGGCCACGGGGACGCTCCTGGCGTCGGTGACGTTCGCGGGGGAGACGGCCTCGGGCTGGCAGCAGGCGACGTTCTCCTCGCCGGTGCCGATCTCGGCGAACACCACCTATGTGGTGTCCTACTACGCCCCGAACGGTTCCTATTCCGCTGACGCCGGCTACTTCAATAACGGAGCTGATGCGCCACCGCTACACGGCCTGGTCAGCGGCCTGGACGGATCCAACGGTGTCTACCGTTATGGCAGTGCAAGCTCCTTCCCGAGCGACAGCTTCGGCAATTCCAATTACTGGGTCGACGTTGTCTTCGCGACGACGTCCAGTCCCGTACCTCCGGTTGTTTCGTCGGTGTCGCCGGCGAACAGCGCCTCGGCTGTCGATGTGGCGGTGAAGCCTGCCGCGACGTTTGATCAGGCGGTGACGGCTGCTTCGGTGGTGTTCTCCGTGAAGGACGCGGCCAACGCAGCGGTGGCCGGCACGGTCGGCTATGACTCGACGACAAGGACCGCGACTTTTACTCCTTCGAGTGCTCTCGCGTTTAGCACCACGTACGGCGTCACGGTCAGCGGTGCGACAAATGCCACGGGGCAGACCATGGCGCCGTACTCGTGGACATTCACCACGGCCGCGGCTCCGTCCTCGTGTCCCTGCACCGTGTTCAATCCGACGTCGGTGCCTGCCACCCTGGCGGCCAATGACCCGAATGCCGTGGAACTGGGGATGAAGTTCCGGTCGGATGTGGCCGGGACGGTGACGGGTGTCCGGTTCTACAAGGGCAGTTCGAACACCGGAACCCACATCGGGCATCTGTGGACGGCCACGGGGACGCTCCTGGCGTCGGTGACGTTCGCGGGGGAGACGGCCTCGGGCTGGCAGCAGGCGACGTTCTCCTCGCCGGTGCCGATCTCGGCGAACACCACCTATGTGGTGTCCTACTACGCCCCGAACGGTTCCTACTCGTCCAACAGCGGATACTTCACATCCGCCGCTGACAAGGCACCGTTGCATGGCCTCGCATCCGGCACGGACGGACCCAACGGCGTGTACCGGTACGGCACCTCGACAGGGTTCCCCACGGACAGCTACAACAACACCAACTACTGGGTCGACGTCGTTCTCGCCACCACCTCCCCGAACGCGGCGCCGGTTGTTTCGTCGGTGTCGCCGGCGAACAGCGCCTCGGCTGTCGATGTGGCGGTGAAGCCTGCCGCGACGTTTGATCAGGCGGTGACGGCTGCTTCGGTGGTGTTCTCCGTGAAGGACGCGGCCAACGCAGCGGTGGCCGGCACGGTCGGCTATGACTCGACGACAAGGACCGCGACTTTTACTCCTTCGAGTGCTCTCGCGTTTAGCACCACGTACGGCGTCACGGTCAGCGGTGCGACAAATGCCACGGGGCAGACCATGGCGCCGTACTCGTGGACATTCACCACGGCCGCGGCTCCGTCCTCGTGTCCCTGCACCGTGTTCAATCCGACGTCGGTGCCTGCCACCCTGGCGGCCAATGACCCGAATGCCGTGGAACTGGGGATGAAGTTCCGGTCGGATGTGGCCGGGACGGTGACGGGTGTCCGGTTCTACAAGGGCAGTTCGAACACCGGAACCCACATCGGGCATCTGTGGACGGCCACGGGGACGCTCCTGGCGTCGGTGACGTTCGCGGGGGAGACGGCCTCGGGCTGGCAGCAGGCGACGTTCTCCTCGCCGGTGCCGATCTCGGCGAACACCACCTATGTGGTGTCCTACTACGCCCCGAACGGTT
- a CDS encoding M18 family aminopeptidase, with translation MPTPSTAAEHIQDLGAYVSASPSSFHAVHEAARRLDGAGFTGLDELKPWDGTASAAAGKFYVIRDGALIAWVVPASAGPTTGFNILGAHTDSPSFKLKPKPTTGKFGWLQAGVEVYGGPLLNSWLDRELQLAGRLVLRDGTQHLTATGPLLRFPQLAIHLDRAVNEGLALDKQQHMNPVFGLGDPAGEDLLGLLAARVTDAEVDPAQIGGYDVVIADTQAPAVFGAKGELFASGRLDNLSATHAGLTALIAHAGTPLPDGAPIAVLAAFDHEEIGSASRSGACGPILEDVLVRISDGLGASASQRRQAFAASFCVSADAGHAVHPNYPDRHDPANRPVLNGGPLLKINANQRYATDAAGAALWARLCTDAGIPYQEFVSNNVMPCGSTIGPLTATRLGIRTVDVGVPLLSMHSARELCGVEDPHWLATVTRTFFRAAA, from the coding sequence ATGCCAACACCGAGCACTGCCGCAGAGCACATCCAGGACCTCGGCGCCTACGTCAGCGCGTCGCCGTCGAGCTTCCACGCCGTCCACGAGGCCGCGCGCCGGCTGGACGGGGCGGGCTTCACGGGCCTCGACGAGCTGAAGCCGTGGGACGGGACTGCATCCGCCGCGGCCGGCAAGTTCTATGTGATCCGCGACGGCGCCCTCATCGCCTGGGTGGTGCCCGCCAGCGCCGGCCCAACCACGGGCTTCAACATCCTCGGCGCCCACACCGATTCGCCGTCCTTCAAACTCAAGCCCAAGCCCACCACGGGCAAGTTCGGCTGGCTGCAGGCCGGCGTCGAGGTCTACGGCGGACCCCTCCTGAACTCGTGGCTGGACCGCGAACTCCAGCTCGCCGGCCGCCTCGTCCTGCGCGACGGCACCCAGCACCTCACGGCCACGGGCCCGCTGCTGCGCTTCCCGCAGCTCGCCATCCACCTGGACCGGGCCGTGAACGAGGGCCTGGCCCTGGACAAGCAGCAGCACATGAACCCGGTGTTCGGCCTGGGCGATCCTGCCGGCGAGGACCTGCTCGGCCTCCTCGCGGCGAGGGTCACGGACGCCGAGGTGGATCCGGCGCAGATCGGCGGCTACGACGTCGTCATCGCGGACACCCAGGCCCCGGCGGTGTTCGGCGCAAAGGGCGAATTGTTCGCCTCCGGCCGGCTCGACAACCTCTCCGCGACGCACGCCGGGCTCACGGCGCTGATCGCCCACGCTGGCACGCCGCTGCCCGACGGTGCGCCGATCGCCGTGCTGGCCGCCTTTGACCACGAGGAAATCGGCTCGGCATCCCGCTCCGGCGCGTGCGGTCCCATCCTCGAAGACGTCCTGGTGCGGATCAGTGACGGGCTCGGCGCCTCGGCAAGCCAGCGCCGTCAGGCCTTCGCGGCGTCGTTCTGCGTCTCGGCGGACGCTGGCCATGCCGTGCACCCGAACTACCCGGACCGGCACGACCCCGCCAACCGGCCGGTCCTGAACGGCGGCCCGCTTCTGAAGATCAACGCCAACCAGCGCTACGCGACCGACGCCGCCGGGGCCGCCCTCTGGGCGCGGCTGTGCACCGACGCCGGGATCCCGTACCAGGAGTTCGTCTCCAACAACGTGATGCCGTGCGGCTCGACGATCGGCCCGCTGACCGCGACCCGGCTGGGGATCCGGACGGTCGACGTCGGTGTGCCCCTGCTGTCGATGCACTCGGCGCGCGAGCTCTGCGGGGTCGAGGACCCGCACTGGCTGGCCACGGTAACCCGGACGTTCTTCCGCGCCGCGGCGTAA
- a CDS encoding amino acid permease, whose product MHADQQLSKSLKPRHLSMIAIAGVIGAGLFVGSGAAIQQAGPGILVAYAAAGLVVILVMRMLGEMAAANPETGSFSTYADKALGRWAGFSIGWLYAWFWIIVLGIEATAGAAIMHRWVPGIDQWVWALALMVLLTLTNLGSVKSYGEFEFWFASIKVAAIVLFLLFGAAAILGLVPGVPAPGLDNLIGNGGFMPNGPGAVLAGILVVVFSFFGAEIATIAAGESENPVDAVKKAVKSTVWRILVFYIGSIAIVVTLLPWNSASVAKSPYVAVIELFGIPGAGTIMDIVVLTSVLSCLNSGLYTASRMLFSLSRRGDAPRSWMRISKSGVPSSAVLASTVVGFVTVGLNYIAPDTVFLFLVNTSGAIALFVWLVIATSQLILRRRMGAAAKDLQLKMWLFPYLTWVAIISIVALLVGMVILESTRESLLLSLALAAVVVGIGVVRYRRNGAKATVPAAGAAEAPAEEATVGAGPVS is encoded by the coding sequence ATGCACGCTGACCAGCAGCTCTCAAAATCCCTGAAACCCAGGCATCTGTCCATGATTGCCATCGCCGGCGTGATCGGCGCCGGACTGTTTGTCGGTTCGGGTGCGGCGATCCAGCAGGCCGGCCCGGGCATCCTGGTTGCCTACGCCGCGGCGGGACTCGTCGTCATCCTCGTGATGCGCATGCTGGGCGAAATGGCTGCGGCCAACCCCGAAACCGGCTCATTTTCCACTTACGCGGACAAAGCCCTGGGCCGCTGGGCAGGGTTCAGCATCGGCTGGCTCTACGCATGGTTCTGGATCATCGTCCTCGGCATCGAGGCCACGGCGGGGGCGGCCATCATGCACCGCTGGGTGCCCGGCATCGACCAGTGGGTATGGGCGCTTGCCCTGATGGTGCTGCTGACGCTGACCAACCTCGGGTCCGTGAAGTCCTACGGCGAGTTCGAATTCTGGTTCGCTTCCATCAAAGTCGCCGCAATCGTGCTCTTCCTGCTCTTCGGTGCCGCCGCGATCCTCGGCCTCGTCCCCGGCGTGCCCGCACCCGGACTGGACAACCTGATCGGTAACGGCGGGTTCATGCCCAACGGTCCCGGCGCCGTCCTCGCCGGCATCCTCGTCGTCGTGTTCTCCTTCTTCGGGGCCGAGATTGCCACCATCGCCGCCGGCGAATCCGAGAACCCGGTCGACGCCGTCAAGAAGGCTGTGAAGTCCACCGTCTGGCGGATCCTCGTCTTCTACATCGGTTCCATCGCCATTGTGGTCACCCTGCTGCCCTGGAACTCCGCCTCCGTCGCCAAGAGCCCCTACGTTGCGGTGATCGAGCTGTTCGGCATCCCCGGTGCCGGCACCATCATGGACATCGTGGTGCTGACCTCGGTCCTCTCCTGCCTCAACTCGGGTCTCTACACGGCCAGCCGCATGCTGTTCTCGCTGTCCCGGCGCGGGGACGCCCCCCGGTCCTGGATGCGGATTTCCAAGAGCGGCGTGCCCTCTTCCGCGGTCCTGGCCTCCACCGTGGTCGGTTTTGTCACCGTCGGACTGAACTACATCGCCCCGGACACCGTGTTCCTGTTCCTGGTCAACACCTCCGGCGCCATCGCGCTGTTCGTGTGGCTCGTGATCGCGACCTCCCAGCTGATCCTGCGCCGCCGCATGGGCGCCGCAGCCAAGGACCTCCAGCTGAAGATGTGGCTCTTCCCGTACCTGACCTGGGTGGCCATCATCAGCATCGTCGCCCTCCTGGTCGGCATGGTGATCCTGGAATCCACACGGGAATCTCTGCTGCTCTCACTGGCCCTCGCCGCCGTCGTGGTGGGAATCGGCGTTGTCCGCTACCGCAGGAACGGCGCCAAGGCCACAGTTCCCGCAGCAGGTGCGGCTGAGGCTCCCGCCGAGGAAGCAACGGTAGGCGCCGGGCCGGTCTCCTAG
- a CDS encoding response regulator transcription factor codes for MVDKGPIRVLLVDDQPLLRMGFRLILEGEDDLRIVGEASNGAEAVRHVRELAPDVVLMDVRMPVLDGIEATRAIAASGSAAKIIILTTFDLDEYAFAGLRAGASAFLLKDVAPAELIGAVRVVASGDAVVAPRVTQRLLETYVRGAGAGGQPAASPARPAKDPLLEDLTPRENEMLGALAEGLSNAEIAHRYFLSEATVKTHVRRILTKLHLRDRVQAVVYAYETGLVVPSNADY; via the coding sequence GTGGTCGATAAAGGACCCATCCGCGTTCTGCTGGTGGATGACCAGCCGCTGCTTCGAATGGGCTTCCGCCTCATCCTGGAAGGGGAAGACGATCTGCGCATCGTGGGCGAGGCGTCCAATGGCGCCGAGGCGGTCCGGCACGTCCGGGAGCTTGCGCCCGACGTCGTCCTGATGGATGTGCGGATGCCGGTGCTGGACGGGATCGAGGCCACCCGGGCCATCGCGGCCTCGGGTTCCGCCGCCAAAATCATCATCCTGACCACCTTCGACCTCGACGAGTACGCCTTCGCCGGGCTGCGGGCCGGGGCTTCGGCCTTTCTGCTCAAGGACGTGGCGCCGGCCGAACTGATCGGCGCGGTCCGGGTGGTGGCCAGCGGCGACGCCGTCGTGGCCCCGCGCGTGACGCAGCGGCTGCTGGAGACTTATGTCCGCGGTGCTGGAGCCGGCGGACAGCCGGCCGCCAGTCCGGCACGCCCGGCGAAGGATCCGTTGCTGGAGGACCTGACGCCCCGCGAGAACGAGATGCTCGGGGCGTTGGCGGAGGGGCTCTCCAACGCCGAAATCGCGCACCGGTACTTCCTGTCCGAGGCCACGGTCAAGACGCACGTGCGCCGGATACTGACCAAGCTCCATCTGCGCGACCGCGTCCAGGCCGTGGTCTACGCGTACGAGACCGGCCTCGTGGTGCCGAGCAACGCGGACTACTAG
- a CDS encoding sensor histidine kinase, which yields MIDAVPVKDASAAAADASFAELTARRRGRLRRYLLANPRVMDVLVVLCYLVLVTPTAVESLIDGDWPVAALLAAAAPVLLFRRAYPVQVAAAVGALELAVTYLHPWGSNVSAGLWFSLYAVAVARTRRFALAALALTTAPLVLVYFMLAAGPLDGRLPDMAVSTPENFQLVTSIAAAISIALSNVIATGIGISVRQRREHEHEIAAWAARAQQLGSVTERNRIAREMHDVVAHSLTVMISLSDGAAVVVKKDPERAAGVLAELSRTGRTALADMRRVLGVLREDSAGGHAPREPLVAGDNLAKLLEGFRTAGLPLHYTHTGPSLPGDAAFQLTVYRIVQESLTNVLRYGRALSRVDVSIVRNGSLVTIDVVDDGRGTVESGSPGAGAQTKPDAPEPLGTGQGIAGMRERARIYAGTVQAGRAGDRGWRVRAELNCNEGAAAETATETRGNCGR from the coding sequence ATGATCGATGCAGTGCCTGTGAAGGACGCGTCAGCCGCAGCGGCTGACGCGTCCTTCGCCGAGCTCACCGCCCGACGGCGCGGACGGCTCAGGCGTTACCTGCTGGCCAATCCGCGGGTCATGGATGTCCTGGTGGTGCTCTGCTACCTCGTCCTGGTCACGCCCACGGCGGTGGAGTCGCTGATCGACGGCGACTGGCCCGTCGCCGCGCTGCTCGCGGCCGCCGCCCCGGTCCTGCTGTTCCGGCGCGCCTATCCCGTGCAGGTGGCGGCGGCCGTGGGGGCACTGGAACTGGCCGTCACGTACCTGCATCCGTGGGGATCCAATGTCTCCGCCGGGCTCTGGTTTTCGCTGTACGCCGTGGCCGTCGCCCGCACGCGCCGTTTCGCCCTGGCCGCCCTGGCCCTGACGACGGCGCCGCTGGTGCTCGTGTATTTCATGCTGGCCGCCGGCCCGCTGGACGGGCGGCTTCCGGACATGGCGGTCAGCACGCCGGAGAACTTCCAGCTCGTCACGAGCATCGCGGCCGCCATCAGCATCGCCCTGTCCAACGTGATCGCCACCGGGATCGGGATATCGGTCCGGCAGCGGCGCGAGCATGAGCACGAGATCGCGGCCTGGGCCGCCCGGGCCCAGCAACTGGGCTCGGTCACGGAACGAAACCGGATCGCGCGAGAAATGCACGACGTCGTGGCGCACTCGCTGACCGTGATGATCAGCCTGTCGGACGGCGCCGCCGTCGTGGTCAAGAAGGATCCCGAGCGCGCCGCCGGCGTTCTCGCCGAACTCTCCCGGACAGGACGCACCGCCCTGGCCGACATGCGGCGCGTCCTCGGCGTGCTGCGCGAGGATTCCGCCGGCGGACACGCTCCGCGCGAGCCGCTGGTGGCCGGGGACAACCTGGCCAAACTGCTCGAGGGCTTCCGCACCGCCGGCCTGCCGCTGCACTACACGCACACCGGCCCGTCCCTGCCCGGCGATGCGGCGTTCCAGCTGACCGTCTACAGGATCGTGCAGGAGTCGCTGACCAATGTGCTGCGCTACGGACGTGCGCTCAGCCGCGTGGACGTCAGTATTGTCCGGAACGGTTCCCTGGTCACCATTGACGTGGTCGACGACGGCAGGGGAACCGTTGAATCCGGCAGTCCAGGGGCCGGCGCGCAGACCAAGCCCGACGCACCGGAGCCCCTCGGCACCGGCCAGGGAATCGCCGGAATGCGGGAGCGGGCCAGGATCTACGCCGGCACCGTGCAGGCCGGCCGCGCCGGTGACCGCGGCTGGCGGGTGCGGGCGGAACTGAACTGCAATGAAGGCGCTGCAGCGGAAACTGCAACGGAAACAAGGGGGAACTGTGGTCGATAA
- a CDS encoding ABC transporter permease: MQRSGNGTSSGPGPTFLRVLNSEFIKFRTLLSTLILLGSTVIVMVGFGALSAWGTGQFSEAAGRDPEAAARMAAQGGDLAVGVPTSGIAFAQLILGSLGVLLMSSEFTTGMARSTFAAVPKRIPAFAAKLVVVVLTSFVVTAASALAAGFVSVPILDNYGLALDLGSSQSVKMLLVNSIYVAAVAAIGLALGTLIRNSAGGIMSLVGLFFVAPIAFQLIPGDFFVEARKYLPGNTVDPLTALNHVPDTLEAWQAGLVLGAWVVIPVLLAGILLKKRDV; this comes from the coding sequence ATGCAGCGCTCCGGAAACGGCACCAGTTCCGGCCCCGGCCCCACCTTCCTGAGGGTCCTCAACTCCGAATTCATCAAGTTCCGCACCCTGCTCTCCACGCTGATCCTGCTCGGCTCCACGGTGATCGTCATGGTGGGGTTCGGTGCCCTCTCGGCCTGGGGGACCGGTCAGTTCTCCGAGGCCGCGGGCCGGGATCCGGAGGCGGCCGCCAGGATGGCGGCGCAGGGCGGGGACCTCGCCGTCGGCGTCCCGACCTCCGGCATCGCCTTCGCCCAGCTGATCCTCGGCTCGCTCGGCGTGCTGCTGATGAGTTCGGAATTCACCACCGGCATGGCCCGGTCCACGTTCGCGGCCGTGCCCAAGCGCATCCCCGCGTTCGCGGCCAAGCTCGTGGTGGTGGTGCTGACCTCGTTCGTCGTGACCGCCGCGTCCGCCCTGGCCGCCGGGTTCGTGTCGGTGCCGATCCTGGATAACTACGGCCTCGCCCTGGACCTGGGCAGCTCACAGTCGGTCAAGATGCTCCTCGTCAACAGCATCTACGTCGCAGCAGTCGCGGCGATCGGCCTGGCCCTGGGCACCCTGATCCGGAACTCCGCGGGCGGCATCATGAGCCTGGTCGGCCTGTTCTTCGTCGCCCCGATTGCCTTTCAGCTCATTCCGGGCGACTTCTTTGTCGAAGCCCGCAAGTACCTGCCCGGCAACACCGTGGATCCGCTGACCGCCCTGAACCATGTCCCGGACACCCTGGAAGCCTGGCAGGCCGGCCTGGTCCTGGGTGCCTGGGTGGTTATCCCCGTGCTTCTGGCCGGGATCCTGCTCAAGAAGCGGGACGTGTAG